A stretch of Oligoflexia bacterium DNA encodes these proteins:
- a CDS encoding phospholipase D-like domain-containing protein — ASHHQKIVCIDDTLAFVGGLDITQRRWDSPEHNSHDHRRIDPSGKSYRPFHDIQMAVQGPAARALSQLAHARWHRATNEWIPTLFPPIETQNSYWPKNLNVDFNDLPVAISRTAPKYKGEKEIRENEKLFLDSINHAKKYIYIENQYFTSKRIAEALKKKLAMPDGPEIILLVPCQNTGAFEAGTMEVLRAKLLREMRKADKFGRFFAYYPLTSDRKVPINLHSKIFISDDHFLRVGSSNLNDRSTGVDTECDISIEANGSELDQQVIRMNITRIRNRLLAEHLGLDISVIDHELRSNSLISAIKNLNSKSQMLAHCPDKIPWIKDKLSIVAKIWDTPHPLTMMHVISPIIIILGLIIIAVLGSWEQKSA, encoded by the coding sequence GGCTTCACATCATCAAAAAATAGTTTGTATTGATGACACCCTTGCATTTGTAGGCGGGTTAGACATCACTCAACGAAGATGGGATTCACCAGAACATAATTCTCATGATCACAGAAGAATTGATCCCAGTGGAAAATCTTATCGACCATTTCACGATATTCAAATGGCCGTGCAAGGCCCTGCTGCACGGGCCTTGAGTCAACTTGCCCATGCTCGTTGGCATCGCGCAACAAATGAATGGATACCAACTTTGTTTCCTCCAATTGAAACACAAAATTCGTATTGGCCAAAAAATTTGAATGTGGATTTTAATGATTTGCCTGTTGCAATTTCAAGGACGGCTCCAAAATATAAAGGTGAAAAAGAAATAAGAGAAAATGAAAAATTATTTTTAGATAGTATTAATCATGCAAAAAAATACATTTATATAGAAAATCAATATTTTACATCTAAACGTATCGCAGAAGCATTGAAGAAAAAACTAGCCATGCCTGACGGGCCTGAAATCATTCTCTTAGTACCTTGCCAAAATACCGGCGCTTTTGAAGCAGGTACAATGGAAGTACTCAGGGCTAAACTTTTAAGAGAAATGCGCAAGGCTGATAAGTTTGGAAGATTTTTTGCCTATTATCCTTTGACCTCAGATCGAAAAGTACCAATAAATTTACATTCAAAAATTTTTATCTCTGACGACCACTTCTTAAGAGTCGGCTCTTCAAATTTGAATGATCGATCAACTGGTGTTGACACTGAATGCGATATTTCTATCGAGGCAAATGGGTCAGAGCTTGATCAGCAAGTGATAAGAATGAATATCACTAGAATTCGCAATCGCTTGTTAGCTGAACATTTAGGTTTAGATATTTCGGTGATTGATCATGAGCTGAGGAGTAATTCTTTAATTTCTGCCATTAAGAACTTAAATAGCAAAAGTCAAATGCTTGCACATTGTCCTGATAAGATACCGTGGATTAAAGATAAATTAAGTATTGTTGCTAAAATTTGGGATACACCACACCCGCTCACTATGATGCATGTTATCAGCCCCATAATTATTATATTGGGTTTAATCATTATTGCTGTACTTGGCTCATGGGAACAAAAAAGTGCATAA
- a CDS encoding endonuclease/exonuclease/phosphatase family protein, translated as MHNDKSTFKVATYNIHRCIGSDELCEPQRILDVILELNADVIGIQEIDSHCITEIGHQLNFIVKRTGYHFVAGPTMFRSEKHYGNALLTRHTIKNIRNLDLSVPGLEPRGAIDVDLEIHGMNYRIITTHLGLKYRERMFQLKHLTDKIFEANEHKTILLGDFNEWLPWVGTTRILKRRFHRVPSSGTFPATKPIFRLDEIYTSMASKLKTHRVHKTKLSQMASDHLPVVAEFILRDVP; from the coding sequence GTGCATAATGATAAAAGTACATTTAAAGTCGCTACATATAATATTCATCGCTGTATAGGCTCTGATGAATTGTGTGAACCTCAACGAATTCTTGATGTCATTCTAGAGCTCAATGCCGATGTTATAGGTATTCAAGAAATTGATTCTCATTGTATCACCGAGATAGGGCATCAGCTTAATTTTATTGTAAAAAGAACGGGCTATCATTTTGTTGCGGGCCCTACAATGTTTCGATCCGAAAAACACTACGGCAATGCTCTTCTCACAAGACATACTATTAAAAATATACGAAATCTTGACCTCTCTGTTCCGGGTTTAGAACCTCGAGGTGCGATTGATGTGGATTTAGAAATACACGGAATGAATTATCGAATTATCACAACACATTTAGGCTTGAAATATCGTGAGCGCATGTTTCAGCTAAAACATTTAACAGATAAGATTTTTGAAGCAAATGAACATAAAACCATATTGCTTGGTGATTTTAATGAATGGCTGCCCTGGGTAGGTACTACAAGGATATTGAAGCGCCGTTTTCATAGAGTTCCTTCAAGCGGAACATTTCCTGCAACGAAACCGATTTTTCGCCTAGATGAAATTTACACATCAATGGCCAGTAAATTAAAAACACATCGCGTTCATAAAACTAAGCTTTCGCAAATGGCTTCGGACCATCTTCCTGTTGTAGCTGAGTTTATTTTGCGTGATGTTCCTTGA
- a CDS encoding TetR/AcrR family transcriptional regulator, translated as MIVNKAVRAEEPNTLDRILVNALEHFSNFGYVGASVREITQAAHVTKPTLYYYFKNKEELYRGIANSCSEKIYSGLKESISGQGTVAHKFLNLVTVYNGLCDDDLPAVKFMFLISFTPGRGIPDVGIHEFNNKITDLVKEIVQTGVTKGEVPNGRAECLSLLLNGLLATTMSSRVMGTPIPMTSLEKAISCALVGGP; from the coding sequence ATGATAGTTAACAAAGCAGTCAGAGCGGAAGAGCCAAATACGCTTGATCGCATATTAGTAAACGCGTTGGAGCATTTTTCAAATTTTGGTTATGTGGGTGCGAGTGTTCGAGAAATCACTCAAGCAGCTCATGTGACCAAACCCACTCTGTACTATTATTTTAAGAATAAAGAAGAACTCTACAGAGGAATCGCGAACTCTTGTTCTGAAAAAATTTATTCGGGTTTGAAAGAATCCATTTCAGGTCAAGGGACTGTTGCTCACAAATTCTTGAATCTCGTAACAGTGTACAATGGGTTATGTGATGATGATCTCCCGGCTGTGAAGTTTATGTTTTTGATTTCATTTACACCAGGTCGTGGAATTCCTGATGTTGGAATTCATGAATTCAATAATAAAATTACTGATCTTGTAAAAGAAATTGTTCAAACTGGGGTCACTAAAGGTGAAGTCCCAAATGGAAGAGCTGAGTGTCTGAGTCTTTTGCTAAATGGTTTACTGGCCACCACAATGAGTTCTCGCGTGATGGGTACACCAATTCCTATGACTTCACTTGAAAAGGCTATTTCATGTGCGTTGGTTGGCGGGCCATAA
- a CDS encoding TVP38/TMEM64 family protein, translating into MLSYKKKSYLILFLIGSAVLFLIYKMYLEDILTLQNLQLHHQALKHFASEHPLQIVLSYLAIYVMISCLAFFPVAILMALTGGALFGFWPGIALVCLGSTLGATTAFLIARHFFRDFFQRRYRRKLEMINEEIKKDGAFYLFILRVTPIFPFAAVNLLMALTPMRLKTFFIGSFMGFLPGTAAYVNAGVQLSLIKNVNDILTPSLIFSVVLLAVIPLIARKGVHYFKEHHAK; encoded by the coding sequence ATGCTATCGTATAAAAAAAAGTCATATTTAATACTTTTTCTAATTGGTAGTGCTGTTCTCTTTTTGATTTATAAAATGTATTTAGAAGATATTCTCACACTTCAAAATCTTCAACTGCATCATCAAGCGTTAAAACATTTTGCGAGTGAGCATCCGCTTCAAATTGTATTAAGTTATCTTGCCATCTATGTGATGATCTCATGTTTAGCGTTTTTTCCGGTGGCTATCTTGATGGCACTTACAGGTGGGGCACTTTTTGGTTTTTGGCCAGGAATAGCACTTGTTTGCCTTGGAAGTACCCTAGGCGCAACCACTGCTTTTTTAATAGCGAGACATTTTTTTAGAGATTTTTTTCAACGGCGTTACAGACGAAAATTAGAAATGATCAATGAAGAAATTAAAAAAGACGGGGCGTTTTATTTATTTATTTTGCGAGTAACCCCGATTTTTCCATTCGCAGCTGTAAACCTACTTATGGCGTTAACACCTATGAGGCTTAAAACATTTTTTATCGGAAGTTTTATGGGCTTTTTACCCGGCACTGCAGCCTATGTGAATGCAGGTGTTCAATTAAGCCTTATTAAAAATGTGAATGACATTTTAACACCATCTTTAATTTTTTCCGTTGTGCTTCTAGCGGTTATACCCCTCATCGCTCGTAAAGGGGTGCACTATTTCAAGGAACATCACGCAAAATAA
- a CDS encoding PAS domain S-box protein, which yields MFQKEDLNPFNLTEVVIKNSIDGILAFDLECRYTLWNSAMERISGKTSAECMGKLAFEVFPFLRESGEDKYFLRALNGEIVRSSNRQYKIPELGREGYFEAVYSPLYNEQKNVVGGLGVIREITERKLYEAAISESEFKYKSVTQFANDAIISCNELGVILSWNDGAKKIFDYQESEIVGKKLDLLIPKTVWSHYLHEINNITNRDELIKKGRVTEVYGYRKHGSSFPMEVMLSSWRRGSEIYLSAIVRDVTDRKHIENQAEERQQLYHALMQAQSDLGEGVVIIDATTERYVYVNEAFCKLTGFSESELFAMENIMALVPHDQLQLVLKRHAFRKQKNIDSSQFEIECIRKDGSRIQIDIAVKSIETSHGLSLIGLVRDITERKKTEQTLKETSMSTQKLIQLARDIIVTTLADGSIALLSPVFKEITGWSTSEWLGKNFETLLHSDDHEQYRTLCKSVLEGKTSAVTQLRWKTSQGIYQDIEISMAPMFGNGRVMGGLAIIRDLSERRKQEQVILEEQKRFQALVEASGMAVVVTEKGRIIESNHKFAKMFGFAPTEVIGKSASEFSVPVDRERIRTFISVGYEAPYQFTGLRKDGSTFSAEVRGKNFKYKGLEIRVAALSDLS from the coding sequence ATGTTTCAAAAGGAAGATCTTAATCCTTTTAATCTCACAGAAGTTGTAATCAAAAATAGTATTGATGGTATTTTAGCCTTTGATCTCGAATGCAGATACACACTCTGGAATTCAGCCATGGAACGAATTAGTGGTAAAACCAGTGCTGAGTGTATGGGTAAACTGGCATTTGAAGTATTTCCATTCTTAAGGGAAAGTGGTGAGGATAAATATTTTCTACGAGCGTTAAATGGCGAGATCGTTAGATCATCTAATAGGCAGTATAAAATTCCGGAGTTAGGTAGAGAAGGTTATTTTGAAGCAGTCTATTCTCCTTTGTATAATGAGCAAAAAAATGTGGTTGGTGGTTTAGGTGTTATTCGTGAGATTACTGAACGTAAACTCTATGAAGCTGCTATCTCTGAATCAGAATTTAAATATAAATCGGTCACGCAATTTGCTAATGATGCGATTATTTCTTGTAATGAGTTGGGTGTGATTCTATCTTGGAATGACGGGGCTAAAAAAATATTTGATTACCAAGAGTCAGAAATTGTCGGTAAAAAACTTGACTTACTTATTCCAAAAACCGTTTGGAGCCATTATCTACATGAAATAAATAATATTACTAATCGCGATGAATTAATTAAAAAAGGTCGTGTGACTGAGGTCTATGGCTATCGTAAACATGGAAGTAGTTTTCCTATGGAGGTTATGCTTTCTTCATGGCGAAGGGGCAGTGAAATTTATCTTTCAGCCATTGTACGTGATGTCACGGATCGCAAACATATAGAAAATCAAGCAGAAGAACGACAACAACTCTACCATGCATTGATGCAAGCTCAAAGTGATCTAGGTGAGGGGGTGGTTATCATCGATGCCACCACTGAAAGATATGTTTACGTTAACGAAGCTTTTTGTAAGCTCACTGGCTTTTCTGAGTCGGAGCTTTTTGCCATGGAAAATATTATGGCACTTGTGCCTCATGATCAGCTACAATTAGTCTTAAAACGGCATGCATTTCGAAAACAAAAAAATATCGACTCTAGTCAATTTGAAATTGAATGTATTCGAAAAGATGGTTCACGCATACAAATTGACATTGCCGTTAAGAGTATTGAGACTTCTCATGGATTATCACTCATTGGATTAGTCAGAGACATAACTGAACGCAAAAAAACAGAACAAACACTCAAAGAAACATCCATGAGTACACAAAAGCTTATTCAGCTTGCGCGTGACATTATTGTTACTACTTTAGCCGATGGGTCAATTGCGCTTTTAAGCCCTGTATTTAAAGAGATCACTGGATGGTCAACTTCAGAGTGGTTAGGTAAAAACTTTGAAACATTGCTTCACTCTGATGACCATGAACAGTACCGAACTTTGTGTAAAAGTGTTTTAGAAGGTAAAACATCAGCTGTTACTCAGTTGCGTTGGAAAACTTCTCAAGGGATTTACCAAGATATTGAAATTTCTATGGCTCCAATGTTTGGCAATGGCCGTGTAATGGGTGGATTGGCCATTATTCGAGATCTTTCAGAACGTCGAAAACAAGAACAAGTGATTTTAGAAGAGCAAAAAAGATTTCAGGCTTTGGTAGAAGCGTCAGGTATGGCTGTTGTAGTTACTGAAAAAGGTAGAATTATCGAGTCAAATCATAAATTTGCAAAAATGTTTGGTTTTGCACCGACAGAAGTAATTGGTAAAAGTGCTTCAGAATTTTCTGTACCAGTAGATCGCGAACGTATTCGTACTTTTATCTCAGTTGGTTATGAAGCCCCCTATCAGTTCACGGGGCTTCGAAAAGATGGCAGCACATTTAGCGCTGAAGTCAGAGGTAAGAATTTTAAATATAAAGGCCTTGAAATTCGGGTTGCTGCATTAAGTGATTTATCATAA